Within Pelistega ratti, the genomic segment AAAAGTAGAAAATAAAATATCAGCGATTATTTTCAACAAAATGCTTTAGCTATACAATTTTACAATAATGAAAATTGGGTAATCCTTAATCCTATTGAGCAACAAATTAAAGCTAAAGTTGAAAAACATGGTATTCCTTTAAAAGAATGGAATATTTCTATTTATCGAGGTATTTTAACTGGCTTTAATGAGGCTTTTATTATTGACGGGAAGACAAAAGATAGACTCATTGCTGAGGATCCTAAATCTGCCGAAATTATTCGACCGATTTTACGTGGCAGAGATATTAAAAAGTATTCTTATGAATTTGCTGACCTATGGTTAATAAATACTCATAATGGAATTCAAGAGAGAGGTATTTTTCCTATAGATGTAAATAAATATCCTGCAATTAAAAAGCATTTAAATCAATACTATGATAAGTTAGAAAGTAGACAAGATAAGGGAGTTACTCCATACAATTTAAGAAACTGTAATTATATGGAGGATTTTTTTAAACCAAAACTTATTTATAGTGAAATAGTAAGAGATTCACAATTCTATTTTGATAAATCTGAAAATTTTTTCCCTGAAGCTACAGCCTTTATTATGGTAGGGGATTATATTGAGAAATTTCAATATATTTTAAATTCAAAATTTATGACATATATTTTTAAAACTTTTTATGCTGGTGGGGGACTAGGAGATGAGGGGCTTCGTTATAAAAAAATATTTCTAGAGAAACTACCAATTCCTTTATCTATGAAAGATATTATGCTGACAGAAGAAAATGTAGATGACATCCTTTTCAAAGAATATCATCTAAATTATCAAGAAGTAGTTTTTTTTAAAAATTTATTTTAGTTAAAATATAAATTCGATATTTAAAATTCAGAATTTATTTCTATATATTGAATTTCTTCTGTTGTTAATTGATAGTATTTATATAAAGTATTATCAATTTCTTGATATTGTTGTTTACGAAGATATTCTTCGAATTTCTTTAATTCACTGTCATTTGGAAAAGGTATTTTTAAATTTTTTATATTATCTGAATTACCTGCATTCCCTCCAACGGCATCTCCTATGGATAAATATAAGAAATACTGAAATAGTTTAGAGTTTAATATAGCAA encodes:
- a CDS encoding TaqI-like C-terminal specificity domain-containing protein — translated: MLRGRDIKKYSYEFADLWLINTHNGIQERGIFPIDVNKYPAIKKHLNQYYDKLESRQDKGVTPYNLRNCNYMEDFFKPKLIYSEIVRDSQFYFDKSENFFPEATAFIMVGDYIEKFQYILNSKFMTYIFKTFYAGGGLGDEGLRYKKIFLEKLPIPLSMKDIMLTEENVDDILFKEYHLNYQEVVFFKNLF